A window of the Cygnus atratus isolate AKBS03 ecotype Queensland, Australia chromosome 4, CAtr_DNAZoo_HiC_assembly, whole genome shotgun sequence genome harbors these coding sequences:
- the LOC118248391 gene encoding spondin-2, with protein MLFANLESLKITIIVGPKGPSSGINSKTPTVFSCRPTQLPAKAGALPLPVLQRKYLGMENLMFVYCSSKIIWTLLVTILGYASSLPVRDDSICTAEELAKYSIIFTGKWSQTAFPKQYPLYRPPAQWSSMLGVTHSSDYSMWKKNEYASNGVRDFAEKGEAWVLMKEIEEAGEKIQSVHGIFSAPAISSGTGQTSTELEVRSRHPLVSFVVRIVPSPDWFVGIDSLNLCEGDHWMEEVSVDLFPYDAGTDSGFTFSSPNFATIPQDTVTEITCSSPSHPANSFYYPKLKILPPIAQVTMVKLKKNQLGLPIPHLNQPAKSNEILDSISETPLDCEVSQWSSWGLCRGPCRKPGTKIRTRFVLLHPANNGTPCPNLDEETGCEPDNCV; from the exons ATGCTTTTTGCAAACCTGGAAAGTCTAAAGATTACAATAATTGTTGGACCAAAGGGACCCTCTTCAGGCATAAATAGCAAGACTCCTACTGTCTTCTCTTGCAGACCAACTCAGCTGCCAGCAAAAGCAGGTGCTCTCCCCCTACCAGTGCTCCAGAGGAAATATTTA GGAATGGAAAACTTGATGTTTGTCTACTGCTCCAGCAAAATTATCTGGACATTGCTTGTAACAATTCTAGGTTatgccagcagcctgcctgtgcGTGATGATTCTATTTGCACAGCAGAGGAACTTGCAAAGTACAGCATAATCTTCACAGGGAAATGGAGCCAGACTGCTTTCCCTAAGCAGTATCCACTTTATAGGCCCCCAGCACAGTGGTCATCAATGCTAG GTGTTACTCATAGTTCTGActacagcatgtggaaaaaaaatgaatatgccAGCAATGGTGTACGTGATTTTGCTGAAAAGGGTGAAGCATGGgtattaatgaaagaaatagaagaagcTGGAGAGAAAATTCAGAGTGTACATGGAAtcttctctgctcctgccaTTTCCAGTGGTACAGGACAAACTTCCACTGAATTAGAAGTGCGTTCAAGACATCCCTTA gTTTCATTTGTTGTACGAATTGTGCCAAGCCCCGACTGGTTTGTGGGTATTGACAGCCTAAATCTCTGTGAAGGAGACCACTGGATGGAAGAAGTATCAGTAGATCTATTTCCATACGATGCTGGAACAGACAGTGGTTTCACATTTTCCTCCCCGAACTTTGCCACTATTCCACAGGATACAGTTACAGAG ATCACTTGTTCCTCCCCAAGTCACCCAGCAAACTCATTTTATTATCCCAAACTCAAAATTTTGCCACCTATTGCTCAAGTAACAATggtgaaattaaagaaaaaccaGCTGGGTCTTCCTATACCTCATCTTAATCAGCCAGctaaaagtaatgaaatattaGACTCCATCTCAG AAACACCACTGGACTGTGAGGTTTCCCAATGGTCTTCCTGGGGTCTCTGTAGAGGTCCTTGCAGAAAACCAGGGACCAAGATCAGAACTCGTTTTGTACTTCTTCACCCTGCCAATAATGGAACTCCTTGTCCAAATCTGGATGAAGAAACAGGATGTGAACCAGATAATTgtgtctga